In the Prochlorococcus sp. MIT 1307 genome, one interval contains:
- a CDS encoding DUF4332 domain-containing protein codes for MEKPLNDLPQHFHEEEKQLRALGIHNWLSLNSLKEEELLILAQKSRATTRNLKRLRGMARLICEINLSQSEAALLLHAGIASTKALASLTPQELIRKTGRLERQLNTGKEPFVDLPKAQKWIKIAKRANSELT; via the coding sequence ATGGAGAAACCACTCAATGATTTGCCACAACATTTCCATGAAGAGGAAAAACAACTTCGAGCCCTAGGAATTCACAACTGGCTTTCACTCAATTCTCTTAAAGAAGAAGAACTATTAATTCTTGCTCAAAAAAGCCGCGCAACCACCAGAAACCTCAAACGACTTAGAGGCATGGCAAGACTCATTTGTGAGATCAACCTTTCTCAATCAGAGGCTGCTTTGCTATTACATGCAGGAATCGCATCAACAAAAGCATTGGCATCATTGACACCTCAAGAATTGATTCGCAAAACAGGTCGACTGGAACGACAATTGAATACGGGGAAAGAGCCTTTTGTGGATCTCCCAAAAGCCCAAAAATGGATAAAAATTGCAAAAAGGGCAAATTCAGAACTGACCTAA
- a CDS encoding CocE/NonD family hydrolase gives MESIAWRDEKLLLKDGVNLISRIWTPANGGGPWPALLMRQPYGREIASTVTFNHPVWWASHGYLVVVQDVRGQGGSEGTFTGFKQEASDTSQTHEWVRSLQDCNGLLGTYGFSYQGLTQLTANPNTRPPECLAPAMTGLNENDHWSCDGGAFWWHLGLAWGLQLAALKANRNGDQERWERIRNSLENKTYLKEGALLLKEIDPQGMAYDWFTRSSKNNQEWIVHQPPANWLRQPMLLIGGWWDPHLRGVIDLYQKSIEAGGAPELHIGPATHLQWWAEAQELLLSFFNQHLKSPTTKRIKAPKQRLWNITKKVWQLSNQSTNPSHYWGLSSQGAACLDPNEGVLQPNLKSFGTLNIVHDPWRPVPAIGGHLSPQAGLADRKDLDMRGDIATFTSKELKDNLRLEGIPVLKLIVKADKDGFDLCVALSVINHKETKVLQISTGILRVIGEAAKEELAREVRFQAVLADIKRGEKLRLSIAGSAWPAIGINPGQSNTPCGATGVHCNVITINLTLSGSNFHVLPLLA, from the coding sequence ATGGAGTCAATTGCATGGCGTGATGAAAAGCTACTTCTCAAAGATGGAGTAAATCTCATATCAAGAATATGGACACCAGCTAATGGGGGAGGACCTTGGCCAGCTCTTCTGATGCGACAACCTTATGGAAGAGAAATTGCATCAACAGTTACTTTTAACCATCCTGTTTGGTGGGCAAGTCATGGTTATTTAGTTGTTGTTCAAGATGTGCGAGGTCAAGGGGGGTCTGAAGGGACTTTCACTGGATTCAAACAGGAAGCATCAGACACAAGTCAAACCCATGAATGGGTTCGATCTCTCCAAGACTGCAATGGCCTTTTAGGTACATATGGTTTCTCTTATCAAGGACTAACTCAATTAACAGCAAACCCCAATACTCGACCCCCAGAATGTCTTGCCCCAGCAATGACAGGCCTAAATGAAAATGATCATTGGAGTTGTGATGGTGGTGCATTTTGGTGGCATCTAGGGCTGGCATGGGGATTGCAATTAGCCGCCTTAAAAGCCAATCGAAATGGTGACCAGGAGAGATGGGAAAGGATACGAAATAGCCTTGAAAACAAAACCTACCTTAAAGAAGGCGCCTTATTACTTAAAGAAATTGACCCTCAAGGAATGGCATACGATTGGTTTACACGTTCAAGCAAAAACAACCAAGAATGGATAGTTCACCAACCGCCTGCTAACTGGCTGCGTCAACCGATGCTTCTAATTGGAGGCTGGTGGGATCCCCACCTACGTGGAGTAATAGACCTTTATCAAAAATCAATTGAAGCTGGGGGGGCACCAGAACTTCACATTGGCCCAGCCACGCATCTGCAATGGTGGGCAGAAGCACAGGAACTTTTGCTGTCATTCTTTAATCAGCACCTAAAATCTCCAACAACCAAAAGGATAAAAGCACCCAAACAAAGGCTTTGGAATATCACGAAGAAAGTATGGCAATTATCAAACCAATCAACTAATCCATCACACTATTGGGGGCTGTCAAGCCAAGGAGCAGCATGCCTAGATCCCAATGAAGGTGTACTGCAACCAAATTTAAAAAGTTTTGGAACATTAAATATAGTTCACGATCCTTGGAGGCCAGTTCCAGCAATTGGAGGACATCTCAGTCCTCAAGCTGGTCTTGCTGATCGAAAAGATTTAGACATGAGAGGAGATATCGCGACTTTCACAAGTAAGGAGCTTAAAGATAATCTTCGACTCGAGGGCATTCCTGTCTTGAAATTAATTGTTAAGGCCGACAAAGATGGCTTTGACCTCTGCGTTGCTCTATCTGTAATCAATCATAAGGAAACGAAAGTTCTTCAAATATCAACTGGAATATTGAGAGTAATTGGCGAGGCAGCAAAAGAAGAACTAGCAAGGGAAGTCAGATTCCAAGCAGTTCTGGCAGATATAAAAAGAGGAGAAAAACTACGTTTATCAATAGCTGGTTCTGCTTGGCCCGCTATAGGAATTAATCCAGGTCAAAGCAATACACCATGTGGCGCAACTGGGGTTCATTGCAATGTAATAACAATAAATCTGACACTTTCTGGTTCAAATTTTCACGTCTTACCACTTCTTGCTTAA
- the hemE gene encoding uroporphyrinogen decarboxylase yields the protein MNDSLPLLLRAARGESVERPPVWMMRQAGRYMKVYRDLRDRHPGFRERSENPDLSYEISMQPFNAFKPDGVILFSDILTPLPGMGINFDIVESKGPIIQNPIKSTQQLKELRTLTPQESMPFVGEVLGRLKESVGNQAAVLGFVGAPWTLAAYVVEGKSSKNYAVIKAMAFQEPELLHQLLNHFAESIAIYLRYQIDSGAQVVQMFDSWAGQLSPIDYDTFAAPYQQKVIELVKETHPNTPIILYISGSAGVLERMANTGVDIISLDWTVDMKEGCARLPQNVGIQGNVDPGLLFGTPKAIRARIVDTVMKAKGRRHILNLGHGILPGTPEENAKVFFEAGKNVNELIKSIS from the coding sequence ATGAACGACTCCCTGCCCTTATTGCTACGTGCTGCGCGTGGTGAATCAGTGGAGCGACCACCAGTTTGGATGATGCGTCAAGCTGGCAGATATATGAAGGTCTATAGAGATCTTAGAGATCGCCATCCTGGCTTTAGAGAGCGTTCTGAGAATCCTGACCTCTCCTATGAAATCTCTATGCAGCCTTTCAATGCATTTAAACCTGATGGTGTAATACTTTTTTCAGACATTCTCACTCCCCTACCTGGAATGGGAATTAATTTTGACATTGTTGAAAGCAAAGGACCAATAATTCAAAATCCGATCAAAAGTACCCAGCAACTCAAGGAGTTAAGAACCTTGACCCCCCAGGAAAGCATGCCTTTTGTGGGGGAAGTACTTGGTCGACTAAAAGAAAGTGTTGGAAATCAAGCAGCTGTTCTAGGGTTTGTTGGCGCACCATGGACATTAGCGGCATATGTAGTTGAGGGAAAAAGCAGCAAGAATTACGCAGTAATAAAAGCCATGGCATTCCAAGAACCAGAGCTTCTTCACCAACTCTTAAATCATTTCGCGGAATCTATTGCCATTTATTTGAGGTACCAAATTGATTCAGGGGCGCAAGTTGTTCAAATGTTTGACTCTTGGGCTGGCCAACTAAGTCCAATTGATTACGACACATTTGCTGCTCCCTATCAGCAAAAGGTAATTGAACTTGTTAAAGAGACTCATCCCAACACACCTATAATTCTTTATATATCTGGCAGTGCTGGAGTATTAGAAAGAATGGCAAATACTGGTGTTGACATTATCTCTCTAGACTGGACAGTTGACATGAAAGAAGGATGTGCACGTTTACCACAAAATGTTGGTATTCAAGGAAATGTAGACCCTGGACTTCTCTTTGGTACTCCAAAAGCAATTCGCGCGCGAATTGTAGATACTGTTATGAAAGCCAAAGGTCGTCGCCACATACTTAATCTTGGACATGGAATCCTTCCTGGGACCCCTGAAGAGAATGCAAAAGTATTCTTTGAAGCAGGCAAAAATGTGAACGAACTAATAAAATCTATATCTTGA
- a CDS encoding Ycf51 family protein produces MNLVELVKESTQWFFWLSLGLGLATMLSFLIGWGIKFRLVGATVFSLLLATSCWAFTASYNPPFLKEGAQYAPIVFDNGYDLVVAQAPEDFTEEAVLPTLEQIAANLKGGGRSDAMVHVRIRKLETTRMGVTTPIVLGEVVRDIKNNRTIFLNDLNDEIPSHALSPQDQVADLNDEIPSPTLSPQDQVADLNDEIPSPTLSPQDQVADLNDEIPSPTLSPQDQVADLNDEIPSHALSPQDQVADLNDEIPSPTLSPQDQVADLNDEIPSPTLSPQDQVADLNDEIPSPTLSPQDQVADLNDEIPSPTLSPQDQVADLNDEIPSPTLSPQDQVADLNDEIPSPTLSPQDQVADLNDEIPSPPSKNRWSFKNY; encoded by the coding sequence ATGAACCTCGTTGAATTAGTAAAGGAGTCCACTCAATGGTTCTTCTGGCTAAGCCTAGGTCTAGGTTTGGCTACCATGCTCTCTTTCTTAATAGGGTGGGGGATAAAGTTTCGCCTTGTTGGTGCAACGGTTTTCAGCCTTTTGCTCGCCACCAGCTGTTGGGCATTTACAGCCAGCTATAACCCTCCTTTTTTGAAAGAAGGAGCCCAATATGCTCCAATAGTTTTTGATAATGGTTATGACCTCGTCGTCGCCCAAGCTCCAGAGGATTTCACTGAAGAAGCCGTTCTACCAACGTTGGAGCAAATAGCAGCCAACCTTAAAGGAGGGGGTAGAAGTGACGCAATGGTTCATGTCCGCATTAGGAAGTTAGAAACAACAAGAATGGGAGTAACTACTCCAATAGTTTTAGGAGAAGTTGTTAGAGACATAAAAAATAATCGCACCATCTTTTTGAATGATCTCAACGATGAAATTCCTTCTCATGCCCTCTCCCCTCAAGACCAGGTAGCTGATCTCAACGATGAAATTCCTTCTCCTACCCTCTCCCCTCAAGACCAGGTAGCTGATCTCAACGATGAAATTCCTTCTCCTACCCTCTCCCCTCAAGACCAGGTAGCTGATCTCAACGATGAAATTCCTTCTCCTACCCTCTCCCCTCAAGACCAGGTAGCTGATCTCAACGATGAAATTCCTTCTCATGCCCTCTCCCCTCAAGACCAGGTAGCTGATCTCAACGATGAAATTCCTTCTCCTACCCTCTCCCCTCAAGACCAGGTAGCTGATCTCAACGATGAAATTCCTTCTCCTACCCTCTCCCCTCAAGACCAGGTAGCTGATCTCAACGATGAAATTCCTTCTCCTACCCTCTCCCCTCAAGACCAGGTAGCTGATCTCAACGATGAAATTCCTTCTCCTACCCTCTCCCCTCAAGACCAGGTAGCTGATCTCAACGATGAAATTCCTTCTCCTACCCTCTCCCCTCAAGACCAGGTAGCTGATCTCAACGATGAAATTCCTTCTCCTACCCTCTCCCCTCAAGACCAGGTAGCTGATCTCAACGATGAAATTCCTTCTCCTCCTTCAAAGAACAGATGGAGTTTTAAAAACTATTGA
- a CDS encoding translocation/assembly module TamB domain-containing protein, protein MRDKSLKVIRWGALGTLIVVGGTLIWNSTDRFVEGIFEGLRPELEKELSKPLGHPLVIGPYKGLRPWGIAIGPTELKAGLEDESTAKFSGLVIKYAPLASLFNWRPVAVISPKGTYLNLRPNKSGALWVAGPTDEPTPNIALWLLLQDPARVFIQPSNLELTATSNTFFKLKEKMVTGSLQLGLPDNGKFFLKGSGSWEKFALQVRARLSKVKLKPFQSIFSARSGFQAQGQLNGDLQVKAEESGLKCKGGITLVDFIMQGGSFENPLSASKATIRCNDSQALFPESQWKYGPWVTSITGQIPLNTGTLHVGIDSSIRLKGVDSSEMNVKAMLPFSFTSEGLRTGELLADFDLKPFPLVPIGSLLETSLAGTLSAKGRITGPLSALKTNFDIGLTNPQVNGLRLQEVWSGAFQGLSGGGGELTMSSSGASVPGKLSANFNKNWKLDNLNVKRLGGEILLERFNNSFSWKAKSFRLDRVEVAIPPEKSFKRIFGQLSGNGSVGISPLSIDGEITMRYPRYMGLRLKEARLNGNYFENNFSVNGEILPPDQGQVLLNAKGSVGGRLKAKAEALGVSARWITDTVLQLPKINIKATSMGGNAKDLGGFFVKAFGDSLDGRLNALVHSQTSLLNSKSKISSTYKRIDPNDLQGEVDAVVEVAGADMENLNLDLKLSGHLWPTGRKSQIDFKVQPLVATIRGPLQGGLGQFSLLNVPFSLLSLLGPVPSSLSGMFGISGQYRRSKGIPDITAELVLEDARLAEKEFVLDRGEFSLTDSILKMDVLLRSTSSVEPLRLIGEVPLDPSSPIDFRVESHGDGLHFLAGLSDGALTWEKGTADVRFLIRGTRDAPIANGFLVLKNGEFVVMEKEIKDLNASMVFDFNRLEILNLEGKMGSKGTVKGFGSIGLFRSEQEELQPLAIKMKQVPLKLPYGEVEVASNLRLKGALFEPQIGGNLTIKDGSFSPPKKSGSKKKISKENNVSASFSRRRKMTLLPEQRWDMKKPLNLFVQDSNSTASRIFRLSIPKKFSKISFNKLRLRLGPKFQIATPPNAFTLQPLAIFDANGLLTLNGALDQTLAASGVVRLTKGRVNLFTTTFNFDRSKQNVAVFAPSMGLIPYVDVTMITSIPDTLRSAENLSSSSDFSTNGSGAFGIGGSRMIKVELIATGPADRISDNFQLTSRPTMPRNELIGLLGGNSLTSLFQGGESAVLGTVIGRSFISPLLGNVTDSFSERLQFSLYPTTIVSSPKGAKDAKSSSGDETDTPQQAWVTDIGIDLNKKFNFSVQATPNRSDIPPQGTLRYAVNSNLDALGSLDKEGNWQSQFQLFLRY, encoded by the coding sequence GTGAGGGACAAATCCTTAAAAGTTATTCGTTGGGGTGCCCTGGGGACTCTGATTGTTGTTGGTGGAACTCTTATTTGGAATTCTACTGACCGTTTTGTTGAAGGGATATTTGAGGGGTTACGCCCTGAACTTGAAAAGGAACTTTCAAAACCATTGGGACATCCTTTGGTTATTGGTCCATACAAAGGCTTAAGACCCTGGGGCATAGCTATTGGCCCTACTGAGTTGAAAGCAGGTCTGGAAGATGAGTCAACAGCAAAATTTTCAGGATTAGTCATTAAATATGCTCCTCTTGCCAGTTTGTTTAATTGGCGTCCTGTGGCAGTGATCAGTCCGAAAGGAACATATCTAAATTTAAGGCCAAATAAAAGTGGTGCTTTATGGGTAGCAGGTCCAACTGATGAGCCGACTCCAAATATTGCTCTATGGCTCTTGTTGCAGGACCCTGCCAGGGTTTTTATTCAACCATCCAATCTTGAGTTAACTGCTACGAGCAATACTTTTTTCAAATTAAAAGAGAAAATGGTAACTGGCTCCTTGCAATTAGGATTACCCGATAATGGAAAATTCTTTCTTAAAGGTAGTGGCTCCTGGGAAAAATTTGCACTTCAAGTAAGAGCACGTTTAAGCAAGGTTAAGCTTAAGCCTTTTCAGAGTATTTTTTCTGCGAGGTCAGGATTCCAGGCGCAAGGGCAACTTAATGGAGATTTGCAAGTCAAGGCCGAAGAGAGTGGCCTGAAATGTAAGGGCGGCATAACTCTGGTCGACTTCATAATGCAGGGTGGTTCTTTTGAAAATCCTCTTTCCGCTTCAAAAGCAACTATTCGGTGCAATGACAGTCAGGCACTCTTCCCTGAAAGTCAATGGAAATATGGCCCATGGGTTACTTCTATAACAGGACAGATTCCCTTAAATACAGGTACATTACATGTAGGGATAGACAGCTCTATACGCCTCAAGGGTGTAGATAGTTCAGAGATGAATGTCAAGGCAATGTTGCCATTTAGTTTTACTAGTGAAGGGTTGAGAACTGGAGAACTTCTGGCTGATTTTGATCTCAAGCCTTTCCCCTTGGTTCCTATCGGCTCTCTTCTTGAAACTTCATTGGCAGGAACTTTGTCTGCTAAAGGAAGGATTACCGGACCGCTCTCTGCGCTTAAGACTAATTTTGATATAGGGCTTACCAACCCTCAGGTTAATGGTCTTCGCCTGCAGGAAGTTTGGAGTGGTGCCTTCCAAGGCCTTTCAGGTGGTGGTGGTGAGCTGACTATGTCTTCTTCTGGAGCCTCAGTCCCTGGCAAATTATCTGCGAACTTCAACAAAAATTGGAAGCTAGATAATTTAAATGTCAAACGATTAGGAGGGGAAATCTTATTGGAAAGATTCAACAATTCCTTCTCTTGGAAGGCAAAAAGTTTTAGGCTTGATCGAGTTGAAGTAGCAATCCCACCTGAAAAGAGCTTTAAACGTATTTTTGGTCAGTTGAGTGGTAATGGAAGCGTTGGGATAAGCCCTCTTTCGATTGATGGAGAAATAACGATGCGTTACCCACGTTATATGGGTCTTCGTTTAAAGGAGGCTCGCTTGAATGGTAACTATTTTGAGAATAATTTTTCTGTTAATGGTGAGATCCTTCCACCTGATCAGGGCCAAGTTTTACTAAATGCTAAAGGTAGTGTGGGAGGTAGACTTAAGGCAAAAGCAGAAGCTTTAGGTGTTAGCGCAAGATGGATTACTGATACCGTACTTCAGTTGCCGAAAATTAATATAAAGGCTACTTCAATGGGAGGTAATGCAAAAGATTTGGGTGGCTTTTTTGTTAAAGCTTTTGGTGACTCCTTAGATGGACGTCTAAATGCACTGGTACATTCTCAAACTTCTTTATTAAACAGCAAAAGTAAAATCAGTTCTACCTATAAAAGGATTGATCCAAATGACCTTCAAGGTGAAGTTGATGCAGTGGTAGAAGTTGCAGGAGCTGATATGGAAAATCTCAATTTAGATCTAAAGCTTTCTGGTCATCTTTGGCCTACTGGAAGAAAAAGTCAAATTGACTTTAAAGTACAGCCACTTGTCGCAACTATTAGAGGCCCGTTGCAAGGAGGTTTGGGGCAATTCTCTCTTTTAAATGTACCTTTTTCACTTCTTTCTCTACTTGGGCCTGTCCCCTCCTCCTTATCAGGAATGTTTGGAATATCTGGGCAATATCGTAGAAGTAAGGGTATACCTGACATTACTGCTGAACTTGTTCTAGAAGATGCTCGTTTAGCTGAAAAAGAATTTGTTCTTGATAGAGGCGAATTTTCTTTAACTGATTCTATTTTGAAAATGGATGTGTTACTACGTAGTACTTCTTCAGTCGAGCCGTTGAGGTTGATTGGCGAAGTGCCATTGGATCCTTCATCACCAATAGATTTTAGGGTTGAGAGCCATGGTGATGGTCTTCATTTTCTTGCTGGTTTATCTGATGGTGCGTTGACTTGGGAAAAAGGAACCGCAGATGTCAGATTTCTTATAAGGGGAACTCGTGATGCTCCCATAGCTAATGGCTTTTTGGTCTTAAAAAATGGTGAGTTTGTTGTTATGGAGAAAGAGATAAAGGATTTAAACGCTTCCATGGTTTTTGATTTTAATAGGCTTGAAATACTTAATCTTGAGGGGAAGATGGGTAGTAAAGGTACTGTCAAAGGCTTTGGTTCCATTGGCTTGTTTCGTTCAGAACAGGAAGAACTCCAACCATTAGCTATTAAAATGAAGCAAGTCCCACTTAAATTGCCATATGGCGAAGTTGAGGTGGCATCAAATCTTCGTTTAAAAGGCGCATTATTTGAACCACAAATAGGTGGAAACCTAACTATTAAGGATGGATCATTTTCTCCTCCCAAGAAGAGTGGCTCGAAAAAAAAGATTTCCAAAGAAAATAATGTAAGTGCGAGTTTTTCTAGGCGTAGAAAAATGACATTACTACCAGAGCAAAGGTGGGATATGAAAAAACCCCTTAATTTGTTTGTACAAGATTCAAATTCAACAGCCAGCAGAATTTTTCGCTTATCTATCCCTAAAAAATTCTCCAAAATAAGCTTTAATAAATTGCGGTTACGTTTGGGACCTAAGTTTCAAATAGCCACTCCCCCTAATGCTTTTACACTCCAACCACTTGCGATTTTCGATGCTAATGGTCTTCTGACCTTAAATGGCGCCTTAGATCAAACACTTGCTGCAAGTGGAGTTGTTCGTTTGACGAAAGGACGTGTCAACCTATTTACCACCACATTCAATTTTGATCGGAGCAAACAAAATGTCGCAGTATTTGCGCCTTCAATGGGGTTAATTCCTTATGTTGACGTAACAATGATTACTAGCATTCCTGACACGCTTAGATCTGCTGAAAATCTTTCTTCTTCTAGTGACTTTTCAACTAATGGATCAGGCGCATTTGGCATTGGGGGCTCTCGGATGATCAAGGTAGAACTTATAGCGACGGGTCCTGCTGATCGTATTTCTGACAACTTCCAACTAACAAGTAGGCCAACTATGCCTCGTAATGAACTAATTGGACTCCTTGGCGGTAACTCGCTTACTAGTTTGTTTCAGGGAGGAGAGAGTGCTGTTTTGGGTACTGTAATTGGGAGATCTTTTATCTCTCCTCTTCTAGGTAATGTCACAGATTCATTTAGTGAACGATTACAATTTTCTTTATATCCGACCACAATTGTGTCTAGTCCCAAAGGGGCTAAGGACGCTAAATCTAGTAGTGGTGATGAAACAGATACACCTCAACAGGCTTGGGTTACAGATATTGGGATTGATTTAAATAAAAAGTTCAATTTTTCTGTTCAGGCGACACCGAACCGTAGCGATATTCCTCCACAGGGAACTCTTCGATATGCAGTCAACTCAAATTTAGATGCACTTGGCTCTCTTGACAAGGAGGGTAATTGGCAGAGTCAATTTCAATTGTTTTTAAGGTATTGA
- the glgB gene encoding 1,4-alpha-glucan branching protein GlgB, which yields MTTSVSFDWMEKDGERLAKCRHDHPFAVLGPQPHQGEWIVRIWMPEAEKVELLIDGKTFDTTTVNHPWVFERVLTKDPGIDYQIKVHRAGVEHIQNDPWAFRDEWMGEMDRHLFAEGNHHHIWKRMGAHLVEREDIQGVMFCLWAPNALSVSVLGDLNSWDGRHHPMQKRLGGIWELFIPGLKEGELYKYEIRSQEGHCYQKSDPYGFQHEIRPYTSSVITGVDKYKWNDKHWISQRDKQNNLDQPISVYEMHLGSWMHASVDSPFIEENGNPRDPILAAEMKPGARLLTYKELTKKLIPYVKERGFTHIELMPISEHPFDGSWGYQVTGWYAPTSRYGTPDEFRQFVDSCHENEIGVILDWVPGHFPKDSHGLAFFDGCHLYEHSDPRIGEHKEWGTLIFNYSRNEVRNFLVANLIFWFDQYHIDGIRVDAVASMLYKDYLRPDGEWIPNEDGGRENTEAVHFLQQANHVLFEHFPGALSIAEESTTWPMVTKPTNMGGLGFNLKWNMGWMHDMLDYFELDPWFRKFNQNSVTFSIFYNYTENFMLALSHDEVVHGKSHLLHKMPGDDWQKYANTRALLAYMWTHPGKKTIFMGMEFGQRQEWNVWGDLQWELLNFNPHKGIQRLVDDLNTLYKSEPALWKDDFDQYGFQWIDCNDNDHSVISFMRREKDNGEWLVIVANFTPQNHSNYRIGVPRDGYYKEVLNTDGERYGGSNIGNMGGKFSDKINIHGYNDSLDLCLPPLSVLVFRHDPNINPQT from the coding sequence ATGACCACCAGTGTTTCATTTGACTGGATGGAAAAAGATGGCGAAAGACTTGCAAAATGTAGGCACGATCATCCTTTTGCAGTCCTAGGCCCTCAGCCTCATCAAGGAGAGTGGATTGTTCGTATTTGGATGCCAGAAGCAGAAAAAGTAGAGCTTCTAATAGATGGGAAAACATTTGACACAACTACCGTTAACCACCCCTGGGTCTTTGAAAGAGTTTTGACAAAAGATCCTGGAATCGATTATCAAATCAAAGTTCATCGTGCTGGAGTCGAACATATACAAAACGATCCTTGGGCATTCAGAGATGAATGGATGGGGGAAATGGATCGACATCTTTTCGCAGAGGGAAATCACCATCACATATGGAAACGAATGGGGGCACATCTTGTAGAAAGAGAAGACATCCAGGGTGTGATGTTCTGTCTATGGGCTCCAAATGCTTTAAGTGTTTCTGTTCTAGGTGATTTGAATTCTTGGGATGGTCGACATCACCCAATGCAAAAAAGATTGGGAGGTATCTGGGAATTATTTATACCAGGATTAAAAGAAGGCGAGCTTTACAAATATGAAATACGAAGTCAAGAAGGACATTGCTATCAAAAATCTGACCCATATGGTTTCCAACATGAAATTCGCCCATATACAAGCTCAGTCATTACAGGAGTCGATAAATATAAATGGAATGATAAACACTGGATATCTCAACGTGATAAACAAAATAATCTAGATCAACCTATTTCTGTTTATGAGATGCATTTAGGTAGTTGGATGCATGCTTCAGTTGATAGTCCTTTTATCGAAGAGAATGGCAATCCAAGAGATCCTATATTAGCGGCAGAAATGAAACCTGGGGCAAGACTTCTTACATATAAAGAACTCACTAAAAAACTTATACCTTATGTAAAAGAAAGAGGTTTCACACATATCGAATTAATGCCAATTTCAGAGCATCCATTCGATGGTTCATGGGGATATCAAGTTACAGGTTGGTATGCACCAACAAGTAGATATGGGACTCCCGATGAATTCCGTCAATTTGTAGATAGTTGCCACGAAAATGAGATTGGAGTAATTCTAGATTGGGTACCAGGACACTTTCCCAAAGATAGTCACGGGCTTGCCTTTTTTGATGGTTGTCATTTATACGAGCATTCAGATCCTCGCATAGGAGAGCATAAGGAGTGGGGAACACTAATTTTTAACTACAGTCGAAATGAAGTTCGTAATTTCTTGGTAGCAAACTTAATATTTTGGTTTGATCAATATCATATAGATGGTATTAGGGTTGATGCAGTTGCTTCAATGCTCTACAAGGATTATCTAAGGCCAGATGGAGAATGGATTCCGAATGAAGATGGCGGAAGAGAAAACACTGAAGCAGTTCATTTTCTTCAACAAGCTAATCACGTACTTTTCGAACATTTCCCAGGGGCCCTTTCAATTGCAGAAGAGTCAACAACTTGGCCAATGGTAACCAAGCCAACAAATATGGGCGGATTAGGGTTCAACCTTAAATGGAATATGGGCTGGATGCATGACATGCTTGATTACTTTGAACTAGATCCTTGGTTTAGGAAATTTAATCAAAATAGCGTAACCTTTTCTATTTTTTATAATTACACAGAAAATTTCATGTTAGCTCTAAGCCATGACGAAGTTGTTCATGGAAAAAGTCACTTATTACATAAAATGCCAGGAGATGATTGGCAAAAATATGCTAATACTCGTGCACTTCTTGCCTATATGTGGACCCATCCTGGCAAAAAGACAATCTTCATGGGCATGGAGTTTGGGCAACGACAAGAATGGAATGTATGGGGTGATCTACAATGGGAACTTTTAAATTTCAACCCTCATAAAGGAATCCAAAGACTTGTAGATGATCTAAATACTTTATATAAGTCAGAGCCAGCGCTATGGAAGGATGATTTCGATCAATATGGCTTTCAATGGATTGATTGCAATGATAATGACCATTCGGTAATTAGTTTTATGCGACGTGAAAAAGACAATGGAGAATGGCTTGTAATAGTAGCTAACTTTACCCCACAGAATCATTCAAACTATAGAATTGGAGTCCCCAGGGACGGCTATTACAAAGAAGTCCTTAATACCGATGGAGAACGATATGGAGGTTCTAATATAGGCAATATGGGTGGCAAGTTTTCAGATAAAATCAATATACATGGATATAATGATTCACTAGACCTATGCTTACCACCATTGAGTGTCTTAGTGTTTAGACATGATCCAAATATCAATCCCCAAACATAA